A genomic segment from Nicotiana sylvestris chromosome 1, ASM39365v2, whole genome shotgun sequence encodes:
- the LOC104223805 gene encoding membrane protein PM19L gives MASGAGKSAAFMLLILNVLLYFIVIIIASWAVNHAIVRSKETASTLPIPAKIFPIFFPFGNMATGFLIIFSLIAGVVGFITSLTGIQNVIQWNAPNLHAAAFSSLTTWLLTLLAMGLACKEIDMGWTDSNLRTLEVILIILSGTQMFCTGAIHAGIGDVATRDL, from the exons ATGGCTTCAGGGGCAGGAAAATCAGCAGCATTTATGCTTTTGATACTTAATGTCTTGCTTTACTTCATTGTTATTATAATTGCTTCTTGGGCTGTTAATCATGCCATAGTAAGATCCAAAGAAACAG CATCAACTCTGCCAATTCCAGCTAAGATCTTTCCTAtattctttccttttggaaaCATGGCAACTGGTTTTCTCATCATATTTTCACTTATTGCTGGAGTGGTGGGCTTCATTACCTCACTTACTGGAATTCAGAATGTGATACAATGGAATGCTCCCAATTTACATGCAGCTGCTTTCTCTTCTCTCACTACTTGGTTACTCACATTACTCGCCATGGG GTTGGCTTGTAAGGAGATTGATATGGGGTGGACTGACTCAAACTTG AGGACCTTGGAGGTAATATTGATAATATTGAGCGGGACACAAATGTTCTGCACTGGTGCAATTCATGCTGGAATTGGAGATGTTGCTACTCGAGACCTTTAA